A part of Ziziphus jujuba cultivar Dongzao chromosome 8, ASM3175591v1 genomic DNA contains:
- the LOC107413694 gene encoding probable aquaporin PIP2-1 translates to MAKDPEAFPGKDYHDPPPAPLFDTVELTKWSFYRALIAEFIATLLFLYVTIATVIGYKIQSDTKMNGEVCGGVGVLGIAWAFGGMIFILVYCTAGISGGHINPAVTFGLFLARKVSLIRAVLYMVVQSLGAIAGVALVKALNSSYETYGGGANELSAGYSAGVGLSAEIIGTFVLVYTVFSATDPKRNARDSHVPVLAPLPIGFAVFIVHLATIPITGTGINPARSLGAAVIYNQDKAWDKHWIFWVGPFIGAAIAAFYHQFILRAGAAKALGSFRSNPHV, encoded by the exons ATGGCAAAAGACCCTGAGGCCTTTCCCGGAAAAGACTACCATGACCCACCTCCGGCACCGCTTTTCGACACCGTCGAGCTCACCAAATGGTCCTTCTACAGGGCTCTCATCGCCGAGTTCATTGCCACGTTGCTATTCCTTTACGTAACCATCGCAACTGTCATTGGCTACAAAATCCAGAGCGATACCAAAATGAATGGCGAAGTCTGTGGTGGCGTTGGCGTTCTCGGAATTGCTTGGGCCTTCGGCGGAATGATCTTCATCCTTGTTTACTGCACTGCTGGGATTTCCG GGGGTCATATTAACCCGGCGGTGACATTCGGGCTGTTTTTGGCTCGCAAAGTGTCATTGATTCGAGCAGTGCTGTACATGGTGGTTCAGAGTCTTGGAGCTATCGCTGGTGTTGCGCTGGTTAAGGCTTTGAATTCTTCCTACGAGACTTATGGTGGTGGTGCTAACGAGCTCAGTGCTGGGTACAGCGCAGGCGTTGGATTGTCTGCTGAGATTATCGGCACCTTTGTTTTGGTCTACACTGTTTTCTCTGCTACCGATCCCAAGAGGAACGCCAGAGATTCTCATGTTCCG GTTTTGGCTCCACTTCCAATTGGATTTGCTGTTTTTATTGTTCATTTGGCCACCATCCCAATCACTGGCACTGGAATCAACCCTGCTAGGAGTCTTGGAGCCGCTGTCATCTACAACCAGGACAAAGCTTGGGATAAACAt tGGATATTCTGGGTGGGACCCTTTATCGGAGCGGCCATCGCGGCGTTCTACCATCAGTTTATCTTGAGAGCAGGAGCTGCTAAGGCTCTTGGATCATTCAGGAGCAACCCTCATGTTTGA
- the LOC107405653 gene encoding uncharacterized protein LOC107405653, which translates to MAISVEVSQSRSLPWSTELPSSGIFLNVSLNQTLRRELRTTPGGLVVQVSSYPLAPQLHTSLFLPNHLLRQRPIFRNHINNFLSQVSGFRLPHSSTDRLASNVLAAALLQTGLFSLDAQVDLVVRSSELVVDPDLVSNGNMPHGDDHRNFQFIDDQLIIDQAPSRLPSSSDSTGSRTQTQTVDRLRMTTHERVVAENGDNGELGGCCICLEKFTAGTELIRFGCKHLYHQNCIVKWLENQNSCPLCRRPL; encoded by the coding sequence atggCGATTAGTGTGGAAGTGTCCCAAAGCCGCTCTCTGCCTTGGTCGACTGAGCTGCCTTCGAGTGGAATATTCCTCAACGTCTCTCTGAACCAGACTTTGAGACGAGAGCTTCGAACCACCCCCGGAGGCCTTGTTGTTCAAGTTTCTTCCTACCCTCTTGCTCCCCAACTCCACACGTCTCTCTTCTTGCCCAACCATCTCCTTCGACAACGTCCCATCTTCCGCAACCACATCAATAACTTTCTCTCTCAAGTTTCTGGGTTTCGCCTCCCACACTCCTCCACTGATCGTCTCGCTTCTAATGTCTTAGCCGCGGCTTTGCTGCAGACAGGGCTGTTTTCCTTGGATGCTCAAGTGGATCTAGTTGTTAGATCATCAGAACTGGTCGTTGATCCTGATTTGGTTTCCAACGGTAATATGCCACATGGTGATGATCATCGCAACTTTCAGTTCATTGATGATCAGTTGATAATTGATCAGGCGCCCAGCAGATTGCCATCGTCATCGGATTCAACAGGTTCAAGAACTCAGACTCAGACTGTTGATAGATTGAGGATGACTACCCATGAAAGAGTGGTTGCAGAGAATGGTGACAATGGAGAGCTGGGTGGTTGCTGTATCTGCTTGGAGAAGTTCACTGCTGGAACTGAGTTAATCCGTTTTGGTTGTAAACATCTTTACCACCAAAACTGCATTGTTAAGTGGCTGGAGAATCAAAATTCCTGTCCTCTGTGCAGGCGTCCATTGTAA